In the genome of Muntiacus reevesi chromosome 5, mMunRee1.1, whole genome shotgun sequence, one region contains:
- the DHCR7 gene encoding 7-dehydrocholesterol reductase, protein MAAKSQPGAPKTKSASGITNGKAAAQGQWGRAWEVDWFSLASVVFLLLFAPFIVYYFIMACDQYGCSLTAPVMDLAAGRARLADVWARTPPVTAKAAQIYAAWVTLQVLLYMLPDFCHKFLPGYLGGVQEGAVTPTGAVNKYEINGLQAWLLTHLLWFANAHLLSWFSPTIIFDNWIPLLWCANILGYTVSTFAMVKGYLFPTDARECKFTGNFFYNYMMGVEFNPRIGKWFDFKLFFNGRPGIVAWTLINLSFAAKQQELYGHVTNSMLLVNVLQAIYVLDFFWNETWYLKTIDICHDHFGWYLGWGDCVWLPYLYTLQGLFLVYHPVQLPTPYVLGVLLLGLLGYYIFRMTNHQKDLFRRTDGRCLIWGRKPKAIECSYTSSDGQKHHSKLLVSGFWGVARHFNYTGDLMGSLAYCLACGGSHLLPYFYVIFMAILLTHRCLRDEHRCANKYGRDWERYTAAVPYRLLPGIF, encoded by the exons ATGGCTGCGAAGTCCCAGCCCGGCGCCCCTAAAACCAAGAGTGCCAGCGGCATCACCAACGGCAAGGCTGCAGCCCAAGGGCAGTGGGGCCGTGCCTG GGAGGTGGACTGGTTTTCCCTGGCGAGCGTCGTCTTCCTGCTGCTGTTCGCGCCCTTCATCGTGTATTACTTCATCATGGCCTGCGACCAGTACGGCTGCTCCCTGACGGCGCCCGTGATGGACCTCGCCGCCGGCCGGGCTCGGCTCGCGGACGTCTGGGCCAGGACGCCGCCCGTGACCGCGAAGGCAGCCCAGATCTACGCGGCGTGGGTCACGCTCCAG GTGCTTCTGTACATGCTTCCTGACTTCTGCCACAAGTTTCTGCCGGGCTACCTGGGGGGCGTTCAGGAGGGCGCCGTGACGCCCACAG GAGCCGTCAACAAGTACGAGATCAATGGCTTGCAGGCCTGGCTCCTCACGCACCTCCTGTGGTTTGCCAACGCCCACCTCCTCTCCTGGTTCTCCCCCACCATCATCTTTGACAACTGGATCCCGCTGCTCTGGTGTGCCAACATCCTGGGCTACACCGTCTCCACCTTCGCCATGGTCAAGGGCTACCTCTTCCCCACCGATGCCCGGGAATG CAAATTCACAGGCAATTTCTTTTACAACTACATGATGGGCGTTGAGTTTAACCCCCGAATTGGGAAGTGGTTTGACTTCAAGCTCTTCTTCAACGGGCGCCCTGGGATCGTCGCCTGGACCCTCATCAACCTGTCCTTTGCAGCCAAGCAGCAGGAGCTCTACGGCCACGTGACCAACTCCATGCTCTTGGTCAACGTCCTGCAG GCCATCTATGTGCTGGACTTCTTCTGGAACGAAACCTGGTACCTGAAAACCATCGACATCTGCCACGACCACTTCGGGTGGTACCTGGGCTGGGGGGACTGCGTCTGGCTGCCCTACCTATACACGCTGCAG GGCCTGTTCCTGGTGTATCACCCCGTGCAGCTGCCCACCCCCTACGTGCTGGGCGTCCTGCTGCTGGGCCTGCTCGGCTACTACATCTTCCGGATGACCAACCACCAGAAGGACCTCTTCCGCCGCACGGACGGGCGCTGCCTGATCTGGGGCAGGAAGCCCAAGGCCATCGAGTGCTCCTACACGTCGTCCGATGGGCAGAAACACCACAGCAAGCTGCTCGTGTCGGGCTTCTGGGGCGTGGCCCGCCACTTCAACTACACGGGCGACCTGATGGGCAGCCTGGCATACTGCCTGGCCTGCGGCGGCAGCCACCTCCTGCCCTACTTCTACGTCATCTTCATGGCCATCCTGCTCACCCATCGCTGCCTGCGGGACGAGCACCGCTGCGCCAACAAGTACGGCCGCGACTGGGAGCGCTACACGGCCGCCGTGCCCTACCGCCTGCTCCCCGGCATCTTCTAG